The following proteins are co-located in the Prionailurus viverrinus isolate Anna chromosome A1, UM_Priviv_1.0, whole genome shotgun sequence genome:
- the PCDH17 gene encoding protocadherin-17 isoform X3: MYLSICCCFLLWAPALTLKNLNYSVPEEQGAGTVIGNIGKDARLQPGLPPAERGGGGGGGGGGGGGRSKSGSYRVLENSAPHLLDVDADSGLLYTKQRIDRESLCRHNAKCQLSLEVFANDKEICMIKVEIQDINDNAPSFPSDQIEMDISENAAPGTRFPLTSAHDPDAGENGLRTYLLTRDDHGLFALDVKSRGDGTKFPELVIQKALDREQQNHHTLVLTALDGGEPPRSATVQINVKVIDSNDNSPVFEAPSYLVELPENAPLGTVVIDLNATDADEGPNGEVLYSFSSYVPDRVRELFSIDPKTGLIRVKGNLDYEENGMLEIDVQARDLGPNPIPAHCKVTVKLIDRNDNAPSIGFVSVRQGALSEAAPPGTVIALVRVTDRDSGKNGQLQCRVLGGGGTGGGGGLGGPGGSVPFKLEENYDNFYTVVTDRPLDRETQDEYNVTIVARDGGSPPLNSTKSFAVKILDENDNPPRFTKGLYVLQVHENNIPGEYLGSVLAQDPDLGQNGTVSYSILPSHIGDVSIYTYVSVNPTNGAIYALRSFNYEQTKAFEFKVLAKDSGAPAHLESNATVRVTVLDVNDNAPVIVLPTLQNDTAELQVPRNAGLGYLVSTVRALDSDFGESGRLTYEIVDGNDDHLFEIDPSSGEIRTLHPFWEDVTPVVELVVKVTDHGKPTLSAVAKLIIRSVSGSLPEGVPRVNGEQHHWDMSLPLIVTLSTISIILLAAMITIAVKCKRENKEIRTYNCRIAEYSHPQLGGGKGKKKKINKNDIMLVQSEVEERNAMNVMNVVSSPSLATSPMYFDYQTRLPLSSPRSEVMYLKPASNNLTVPQGHAGCHTSFTGQGTNASETPATRMSIIQLHV; this comes from the coding sequence ATGTACCTTTCCATCTGTTGCTGTTTCCTCCTGTGGGCCCCTGCCCTGACGCTCAAAAACCTCAACTACTCGGTGCCGGAGGAGCAAGGGGCCGGCACGGTGATCGGCAACATCGGCAAGGATGCTCGACTGCAGCCAGGGCTTCCGCCCGCagagcgcggcggcggcggcggcggcggcggcggcggcggcggcgggcgaaGCAAGTCGGGTAGCTACCGGGTGCTGGAGAACTCAGCGCCGCACCTGCTGGACGTGGACGCTGACAGCGGGCTCCTCTACACCAAGCAGCGCATCGACCGTGAGTCCCTGTGCCGCCACAATGCCAAGTGCCAGCTGTCCCTCGAGGTGTTCGCCAACGACAAGGAGATCTGCATGATCAAGGTGGAGATCCAGGACATCAACGACAatgccccctccttcccctcggACCAGATCGAGATGGACATCTCGGAGAACGCTGCCCCCGGCACCCGCTTCCCTCTCACCAGTGCACATGACCCCGACGCCGGCGAGAACGGGCTCCGCACCTATCTGCTCACGCGCGACGACCACGGGCTCTTCGCGCTGGACGTCAAGTCCCGCGGCGACGGTACCAAGTTCCCTGAGCTGGTTATCCAGAAGGCGCTGGACCGCGAGCAGCAGAACCACCACACGCTTGTGCTGACCGCCCTGGACGGCGGCGAGCCGCCGAGATCCGCCACCGTGCAAATCAACGTGAAGGTGATCGACTCTAACGACAACAGCCCGGTCTTCGAGGCGCCTTCCTACCTGGTGGAGCTGCCAGAGAATGCCCCGCTGGGCACCGTGGTCATTGATCTGAACGCCACCGACGCCGACGAGGGTCCCAATGGCGAAGTGCTCTACTCCTTCAGCAGCTATGTGCCTGACCGCGTGAGAGAGCTTTTCTCCATCGATCCTAAGACCGGCCTGATCCGTGTCAAGGGCAACCTGGACTATGAGGAGAATGGGATGCTGGAGATCGACGTGCAGGCCCGAGACTTGGGGCCCAACCCCATCCCAGCCCACTGCAAGGTCACTGTCAAGCTCATCGACCGCAACGACAACGCGCCGTCCATCGGTTTCGTCTCCGTGCGCCAGGGGGCGCTGAGCGAGGCCGCCCCGCCCGGCACCGTCATCGCCCTAGTGCGGGTCACTGACCGGGACTCGGGCAAGAACGGGCAGCTGCAGTGCAGGGTACTGGGCGGAGGCGGgacgggcggcggcggcggcctgggCGGGCCCGGAGGTTCGGTGCCCTTCAAGCTTGAGGAGAACTACGACAACTTCTACACGGTGGTGACCGACCGCCCGCTGGACCGCGAGACACAGGACGAGTACAACGTGACAATCGTGGCGCGGGACGGGGGCTCGCCTCCACTCAACTCCACCAAGTCGTTTGCTGTCAAGATTCTGGACGAGAACGACAACCCTCCTCGTTTCACCAAGGGACTGTATGTGCTGCAGGTGCACGAAAACAACATCCCAGGAGAGTACCTGGGCTCAGTGCTTGCGCAGGACCCCGACCTGGGCCAAAACGGCACAGTGTCCTACTCCATCCTGCCCTCGCACATCGGCGACGTGTCCATCTACACGTATGTGTCTGTGAACCCCACCAACGGGGCCATCTACGCCCTGCGCTCTTTTAACTACGAGCAGACCAAGGCTTTTGAGTTCAAGGTGCTCGCGAAGGACTCGGGGGCGCCCGCGCACTTGGAGAGCAACGCAACGGTGAGGGTGACCGTGCTAGACGTGAACGACAACGCGCCGGTGATCGTGCTGCCCACGCTGCAGAACGACACCGCTGAGCTGCAGGTGCCGCGCAATGCCGGCCTGGGCTACCTGGTGAGCACCGTGCGCGCCCTTGACAGCGACTTCGGCGAGAGTGGGCGCCTCACCTACGAGATCGTAGATGGTAACGACGACCACCTGTTTGAAATCGATCCCTCCAGCGGCGAGATCCGCACGCTGCACCCCTTCTGGGAGGACGTGACGCCAGTGGTGGAGCTGGTAGTGAAGGTGACGGACCACGGGAAGCCCACCCTGTCCGCGGTGGCCAAGCTTATCATCCGCTCGGTGAGCGGCTCCTTGCCCGAAGGGGTTCCTCGGGTCAACGGCGAGCAGCACCACTGGGACATGTCGCTGCCGCTCATCGTGACTCTGAGCACTATCTCCATCATTCTCCTAGCGGCCATGATCACCATTGCCGTCAAGTGCAAGCGCGAGAACAAGGAGATTCGCACTTACAACTGCCGTATCGCCGAGTACAGCCACCCGCAGCTGGGCGGGGGCAAGggcaagaagaaaaagatcaacaaaaatgATATCATGCTGGTGCAGAGCGAGGTGGAAGAGAGGAACGCCATGAACGTCATGAACGTGGTGAGCAGCCCCTCCCTGGCCACCTCCCCTATGTACTTCGACTACCAGACCCGCCTGCCCCTCAGCTCGCCCCGGTCGGAGGTGATGTATCTCAAACCGGCCTCCAACAACCTGACTGTTCCTCAGGGGCACGCGGGCTGCCACACCAGCTTCACGGGACAAGGAACTAATGCAAGCGAGACCCCTGCCACTCGGATGTCCATAATTCAG
- the PCDH17 gene encoding protocadherin-17 isoform X4 yields MYLSICCCFLLWAPALTLKNLNYSVPEEQGAGTVIGNIGKDARLQPGLPPAERGGGGGGGGGGGGGRSKSGSYRVLENSAPHLLDVDADSGLLYTKQRIDRESLCRHNAKCQLSLEVFANDKEICMIKVEIQDINDNAPSFPSDQIEMDISENAAPGTRFPLTSAHDPDAGENGLRTYLLTRDDHGLFALDVKSRGDGTKFPELVIQKALDREQQNHHTLVLTALDGGEPPRSATVQINVKVIDSNDNSPVFEAPSYLVELPENAPLGTVVIDLNATDADEGPNGEVLYSFSSYVPDRVRELFSIDPKTGLIRVKGNLDYEENGMLEIDVQARDLGPNPIPAHCKVTVKLIDRNDNAPSIGFVSVRQGALSEAAPPGTVIALVRVTDRDSGKNGQLQCRVLGGGGTGGGGGLGGPGGSVPFKLEENYDNFYTVVTDRPLDRETQDEYNVTIVARDGGSPPLNSTKSFAVKILDENDNPPRFTKGLYVLQVHENNIPGEYLGSVLAQDPDLGQNGTVSYSILPSHIGDVSIYTYVSVNPTNGAIYALRSFNYEQTKAFEFKVLAKDSGAPAHLESNATVRVTVLDVNDNAPVIVLPTLQNDTAELQVPRNAGLGYLVSTVRALDSDFGESGRLTYEIVDGNDDHLFEIDPSSGEIRTLHPFWEDVTPVVELVVKVTDHGKPTLSAVAKLIIRSVSGSLPEGVPRVNGEQHHWDMSLPLIVTLSTISIILLAAMITIAVKCKRENKEIRTYNCRIAEYSHPQLGGGKGKKKKINKNDIMLVQSEVEERNAMNVMNVVSSPSLATSPMYFDYQTRLPLSSPRSEVMYLKPASNNLTVPQGHAGCHTSFTGQGTNASETPATRMSIIQ; encoded by the coding sequence ATGTACCTTTCCATCTGTTGCTGTTTCCTCCTGTGGGCCCCTGCCCTGACGCTCAAAAACCTCAACTACTCGGTGCCGGAGGAGCAAGGGGCCGGCACGGTGATCGGCAACATCGGCAAGGATGCTCGACTGCAGCCAGGGCTTCCGCCCGCagagcgcggcggcggcggcggcggcggcggcggcggcggcggcgggcgaaGCAAGTCGGGTAGCTACCGGGTGCTGGAGAACTCAGCGCCGCACCTGCTGGACGTGGACGCTGACAGCGGGCTCCTCTACACCAAGCAGCGCATCGACCGTGAGTCCCTGTGCCGCCACAATGCCAAGTGCCAGCTGTCCCTCGAGGTGTTCGCCAACGACAAGGAGATCTGCATGATCAAGGTGGAGATCCAGGACATCAACGACAatgccccctccttcccctcggACCAGATCGAGATGGACATCTCGGAGAACGCTGCCCCCGGCACCCGCTTCCCTCTCACCAGTGCACATGACCCCGACGCCGGCGAGAACGGGCTCCGCACCTATCTGCTCACGCGCGACGACCACGGGCTCTTCGCGCTGGACGTCAAGTCCCGCGGCGACGGTACCAAGTTCCCTGAGCTGGTTATCCAGAAGGCGCTGGACCGCGAGCAGCAGAACCACCACACGCTTGTGCTGACCGCCCTGGACGGCGGCGAGCCGCCGAGATCCGCCACCGTGCAAATCAACGTGAAGGTGATCGACTCTAACGACAACAGCCCGGTCTTCGAGGCGCCTTCCTACCTGGTGGAGCTGCCAGAGAATGCCCCGCTGGGCACCGTGGTCATTGATCTGAACGCCACCGACGCCGACGAGGGTCCCAATGGCGAAGTGCTCTACTCCTTCAGCAGCTATGTGCCTGACCGCGTGAGAGAGCTTTTCTCCATCGATCCTAAGACCGGCCTGATCCGTGTCAAGGGCAACCTGGACTATGAGGAGAATGGGATGCTGGAGATCGACGTGCAGGCCCGAGACTTGGGGCCCAACCCCATCCCAGCCCACTGCAAGGTCACTGTCAAGCTCATCGACCGCAACGACAACGCGCCGTCCATCGGTTTCGTCTCCGTGCGCCAGGGGGCGCTGAGCGAGGCCGCCCCGCCCGGCACCGTCATCGCCCTAGTGCGGGTCACTGACCGGGACTCGGGCAAGAACGGGCAGCTGCAGTGCAGGGTACTGGGCGGAGGCGGgacgggcggcggcggcggcctgggCGGGCCCGGAGGTTCGGTGCCCTTCAAGCTTGAGGAGAACTACGACAACTTCTACACGGTGGTGACCGACCGCCCGCTGGACCGCGAGACACAGGACGAGTACAACGTGACAATCGTGGCGCGGGACGGGGGCTCGCCTCCACTCAACTCCACCAAGTCGTTTGCTGTCAAGATTCTGGACGAGAACGACAACCCTCCTCGTTTCACCAAGGGACTGTATGTGCTGCAGGTGCACGAAAACAACATCCCAGGAGAGTACCTGGGCTCAGTGCTTGCGCAGGACCCCGACCTGGGCCAAAACGGCACAGTGTCCTACTCCATCCTGCCCTCGCACATCGGCGACGTGTCCATCTACACGTATGTGTCTGTGAACCCCACCAACGGGGCCATCTACGCCCTGCGCTCTTTTAACTACGAGCAGACCAAGGCTTTTGAGTTCAAGGTGCTCGCGAAGGACTCGGGGGCGCCCGCGCACTTGGAGAGCAACGCAACGGTGAGGGTGACCGTGCTAGACGTGAACGACAACGCGCCGGTGATCGTGCTGCCCACGCTGCAGAACGACACCGCTGAGCTGCAGGTGCCGCGCAATGCCGGCCTGGGCTACCTGGTGAGCACCGTGCGCGCCCTTGACAGCGACTTCGGCGAGAGTGGGCGCCTCACCTACGAGATCGTAGATGGTAACGACGACCACCTGTTTGAAATCGATCCCTCCAGCGGCGAGATCCGCACGCTGCACCCCTTCTGGGAGGACGTGACGCCAGTGGTGGAGCTGGTAGTGAAGGTGACGGACCACGGGAAGCCCACCCTGTCCGCGGTGGCCAAGCTTATCATCCGCTCGGTGAGCGGCTCCTTGCCCGAAGGGGTTCCTCGGGTCAACGGCGAGCAGCACCACTGGGACATGTCGCTGCCGCTCATCGTGACTCTGAGCACTATCTCCATCATTCTCCTAGCGGCCATGATCACCATTGCCGTCAAGTGCAAGCGCGAGAACAAGGAGATTCGCACTTACAACTGCCGTATCGCCGAGTACAGCCACCCGCAGCTGGGCGGGGGCAAGggcaagaagaaaaagatcaacaaaaatgATATCATGCTGGTGCAGAGCGAGGTGGAAGAGAGGAACGCCATGAACGTCATGAACGTGGTGAGCAGCCCCTCCCTGGCCACCTCCCCTATGTACTTCGACTACCAGACCCGCCTGCCCCTCAGCTCGCCCCGGTCGGAGGTGATGTATCTCAAACCGGCCTCCAACAACCTGACTGTTCCTCAGGGGCACGCGGGCTGCCACACCAGCTTCACGGGACAAGGAACTAATGCAAGCGAGACCCCTGCCACTCGGATGTCCATAATTCAG